The Afifella aestuarii DNA segment ACCGGCGCGCTGATGCTGCCCGTGATCCTGATGCCAAGACCGGAGCTTGTCTGTTGGGCCTGGACCTCCGCCGGGGCCGCCACAAAGATGGCGAGGGCAAAAGCTGCCCCAAGCACTGTTCCGGTCACTCTGTTCAACCGCATATCGCGATCCCCCGTTTTGGGAGACCGTATCCCCGGCCGCTTATGCGTGGGCTAAGCGGTTCTTTCGGAGTTTCACGCTTTCGGCAAGCTCTTCTTTACGCTGCCTACCATTTGGTTGAAATCAGGAAGTTTTCCTGAAATTGTCGGCAAGTTGAAGTGCTTTTACATCAGAGTCGATTATCGGTCTGGTTAAAAAGATGTTGTTACGAAGAGGGGCAAAGAGGGGCGTCATAGACTCCCGTCTGTGAAGAACTCTTCCTCGATAATCTGCTCGATCTCTTCTTCCGACATGATGCGCATAAATTCGATGGCGATGCCGTCGCTGAAATGGCGTACGACGCGTCCTCCAAGTCGGCCGAGATTGACGCGGGAGCCGATCGGCGGGCGCTCTGAAATCGCCAGCGCTGCGCCGGTCTTCGACATGTCGATGATCTTGCAATCGACCTGCCTGCCGCCGGGCAGGGTGACCCGAGTTTCCGTGGTGGCCGGCACACGCCGCACGGAGCGGCGGTCGTCGCGGAGCTTGAGCACGTCGCGCCGTCCGAGCCAGGCGAGCGTATTCGCGAGCTTTTCCCGTTTGCGCGCAGACGCCGTGATCGTGATGGCGAAGCCATTTTGCGTGTGCCGCGTAATGATGCCTTCGATGCGCCCAATCTGCTCGGCATAGATGATGATCTTCTCGCCGACATTCCCTTTGAGAGGACTGATGATCGCGGCCCCGCCTGCGGAGACGTTGCGCATCTCGCATGGGTTCTCTTCCTGATCCGCAAACATGCAGCGGCCGAGCAGGTTGACCTCGACACGCTCGTGTTGACGACGATTGCCTTCAGGGTCCTCCACGGTGATCTCCACCGTCTCTTCGGGCATGTCAGTGTCTGTGGAAGCGATGGTCATTGCTCGTGAAGCCAGGCGCCTGTGGCAAAACTATCATAGTGCAAGTTAACCATCTGTAAGCGTGTGTGGCAGAAAGAAACAGTGTTTTTCCAAGTCTTTTCCTTGCCCGGACGCTCTGTGCTTGCGAAGGGGTGGGCCGTAATCCCCCGGATGCTCCACCTTTTCGCCTGTCTCCGAAGAAGCGACCCGCCCATGCAAGAACGAGAACGAGAGAGAATGTTCAACCTGCCGACGGTCCTCGTATGGACGGTCGGTGCGCTCCTTATCGTGCATGTCATCCGCGCCCTGTTGCCTTACCAGAGCGACGTCGAGGTGCTCATGACGTTCGGCTTCGTGCCGGCACGCTATACGGGTGCGGCTTCATTCCTCCCTGGAGGGATCGCTGCCTGCTTTTGGACGCCCCTCACTTATGCGCTGCTGCACGCCGACTGGCTGCATCTCGGCGTGAACGTTCTTTGGATGCTGAGCTTCGGGAGTGCCGTGGCGCGGCGTTTCGGAGCCTCGCGCTTCCTCGTCCTGCTGCTGGTGACGATCGCCGCGGGTGCGCTCGCGCAGTTTCTGGCGATGCCGGGGAACGAGACCCTCGTCATCGGAGCTTCCGCTGGCGTCTCCGGCATTACGGCTGCGGCCGCGCGTTTCGCCTTTGCGCCGGGCGGTCCTCTGGCGGGGGGAGGCGCGCGCCCGGAAGCCTACCTCGTGCCAGATCCTGGTCTGAGAGCGAGCCTTCTCAATCCGTACTCCGCTTTCTTCATTTTGATGTGGTTCGGCATCAATCTCCTGTTTGGAGTCGGCGGGCAGATGCTCCCGGGTGTGGGAGGCGCGATCGCCTGGCAGGCCCATATCGGCGGGTTTCTCGCAGGCCTTCTTCTTTTTCCTTTTTTCGATCCGGTCGGACGCCAAACTCGTTCATAGGCTCCTAGGAATCTTGGTTCTTTGAGAAAACTCGATCTCAGAAGAGTTCAAACTTATGCCGTCTCGCCCTAGGATACCGATAAGCGGACGAAACAAACGTTCGCATTCGGGCAAATGTCCGCATTCGGGGAGGACTAGATATGCATGTACGGCAATTGCTGGAGAGCAAAGGCAATGACGTCGTGACGTGCCGGCCGCAGATGAGCCTGCACGAAGTCGCCGTCACATTGTCAGAACATCGTATCGGCGCGGTCGTCGTGACCGAGGACGCGGCCATCAAAGGTATTTTGTCGGAGCGCGACATCGTCTCTGCTGTCGCCCGCGAGGGGTCAGGGGCGCTCAGTCAGCCGGTGGCCAATTTTATGACGGCGCGCGTGCGGATCTGCCGAATGCATCATACGACCGACGATCTCATGGAAATGATGACCAATGAGCGGTTTCGCCATCTGCCCGTCGAGGAGGATGGCAAGCTCGTCGGGATCATCTCGATCGGGGACGTAGTCAAACGTCGGATCGCCGAGGTGCAGAACGAAGCCGAAGCGATCCGGGAATACGTGACGCAGGGATGATCGGAACGCCTAATCGCGAATGCGGAGGCGCAGTCCCTCGGGCGTTGCCTCCGCGGTGCGGTAAAAGCAGTCGGTGCGGCCGGTGTGGCAAGTCCTGGCGCGATCGGCCACCGCGACGCGCGCGAGAAGACAATCCTGGTCGCAGTCGATCCTGAGCTCGATCAGCTTCTGGATGGCGCCGGAGGTCTCTCCCTTCTTCCACAGGGAGTTCCGAGAGCGGCTGAAATAGTGCACCTCGCCAGTGGCGAGCGTGAGATCGATAGCCTTGCGGTTCATCCACGCCATCATCAGGACATCGCCGCTTTCGGCATCCTGGGTGATGCAGGGCAGGAGGCCCGCTTCGTTGAAGCGGGGCCGGAAGTCCTGCGTCTCTTCGATGACGGCCTCGGGAGAGGCCGTTGCCTGATCATCCTTCATCGACACCGGCGTCCGTGATCAGCGGCCTGTCGGACGCACGAGATTGAGGAATTTTTCGCGTTCGGCTGCCTCTTCATGGAAGAGGCCGGTGAAGCGCGACGTCATGGTGGACGAGCCCTGCTTCTGCACGCCACGCATCGACATGCACATATGTTCGGCTTCCACCATCACCGCGACTCCGCGCGGGCTCAAAGCGTTTTCGAGCGCATCGGTGATCTGAGCCGTCATCGTCTCCTGCGTTTGCAGGCGGCGCGCGTAGGCTTCCACGACGCGAGCCATCTTCGACAGCCCGACGACGCCGTCGTTCGGGTAATAGGCGATATGCACATGCCCGAAGAAGGGGAGCATGTGATGCTCGCAATGCGAGTAGAAGGCGATGTCGCGGACCAGCACCATGTCGTGATAGCCGCCCACATCCTTGAAGGTGCGCGCGAGCAATGTCCCCGGATCCTGGGGGTAGCCGGCGTAAAGCTCCTCATAAGCCGAAACCACGCGCCGCGGCGTGTCGCGCAGACCCTCGCGGTCGGGGTCGTCCCCGAGCCAGGCGATCAGCGTTCGCACGGCAGCTTCTGCCTCCTCGCGGCTTGGCCTCCGACCCGCCACCGCGGCCGAGGAGAAGAGCTTCAACGTGCTGTCCATCTTGCGTCCTTTCGAGACGTGCCGGCCGCTCTCGGGTGGAGGTGTGACGCCGGCCTGTCGAACCTATATAAGGCGAAGTAATGATTTTGCCCAAGCTCGGCCACCCCCCGAGCGGAGTGACCTATGATCGACGACGTCTATAACGCCAAAATTCTGGAATTCGCAGGGAACATTCCCCGCATCGGACGGCTTGCCGATCCCGACGCGAGCGCCAAGGCGCATTCGCGCTTGTGCGGCTCGACGGTCACCGTCGATCTGAAGCTGGAGGATGGCCGGATCGCGGATTTCGCGCATGAAGTGAAGGCCTGTGCGCTCGGCCAGGCGTCTTCCTCCATCATGGCGCGGACGGTGATCGGTTCGACGCCCGACGAGCTGCGGCAGGTTCGTGAGGAAATGCGCGCCATGCTCAAGGAGAACGGCCCGTCGCCGCAAGGCCGCTGGGCCGATCTTCGTTTTCTCGAGCCGGTGCGCGATTATAAGGCGCGGCATGCCTCGACGATGCTGACATTCGACGCCGTCGTCGATGCGCTCGATCAGATCGAGGCGGCTGGCCACGAAGGTTCGTCCTCGTTCGAGAACGGGCAGAGCCGGAAAGCCGCCGGCGCCGGTCAGGCCGCGTGACGCTATGGAGAGGGCCGAAGGATCAGAAGGCGGTCGGCTGAAGCCGCGGCGTTTCTCGCCCGTCGCCAGTGGTCTCCTCGGAATGATCAGGATTTAT contains these protein-coding regions:
- a CDS encoding PilZ domain-containing protein, coding for MPEETVEITVEDPEGNRRQHERVEVNLLGRCMFADQEENPCEMRNVSAGGAAIISPLKGNVGEKIIIYAEQIGRIEGIITRHTQNGFAITITASARKREKLANTLAWLGRRDVLKLRDDRRSVRRVPATTETRVTLPGGRQVDCKIIDMSKTGAALAISERPPIGSRVNLGRLGGRVVRHFSDGIAIEFMRIMSEEEIEQIIEEEFFTDGSL
- a CDS encoding rhomboid family intramembrane serine protease, which encodes MFNLPTVLVWTVGALLIVHVIRALLPYQSDVEVLMTFGFVPARYTGAASFLPGGIAACFWTPLTYALLHADWLHLGVNVLWMLSFGSAVARRFGASRFLVLLLVTIAAGALAQFLAMPGNETLVIGASAGVSGITAAAARFAFAPGGPLAGGGARPEAYLVPDPGLRASLLNPYSAFFILMWFGINLLFGVGGQMLPGVGGAIAWQAHIGGFLAGLLLFPFFDPVGRQTRS
- a CDS encoding CBS domain-containing protein — its product is MHVRQLLESKGNDVVTCRPQMSLHEVAVTLSEHRIGAVVVTEDAAIKGILSERDIVSAVAREGSGALSQPVANFMTARVRICRMHHTTDDLMEMMTNERFRHLPVEEDGKLVGIISIGDVVKRRIAEVQNEAEAIREYVTQG
- the hisI gene encoding phosphoribosyl-AMP cyclohydrolase, with protein sequence MKDDQATASPEAVIEETQDFRPRFNEAGLLPCITQDAESGDVLMMAWMNRKAIDLTLATGEVHYFSRSRNSLWKKGETSGAIQKLIELRIDCDQDCLLARVAVADRARTCHTGRTDCFYRTAEATPEGLRLRIRD
- the folE gene encoding GTP cyclohydrolase I FolE, with protein sequence MDSTLKLFSSAAVAGRRPSREEAEAAVRTLIAWLGDDPDREGLRDTPRRVVSAYEELYAGYPQDPGTLLARTFKDVGGYHDMVLVRDIAFYSHCEHHMLPFFGHVHIAYYPNDGVVGLSKMARVVEAYARRLQTQETMTAQITDALENALSPRGVAVMVEAEHMCMSMRGVQKQGSSTMTSRFTGLFHEEAAEREKFLNLVRPTGR
- a CDS encoding iron-sulfur cluster assembly scaffold protein codes for the protein MIDDVYNAKILEFAGNIPRIGRLADPDASAKAHSRLCGSTVTVDLKLEDGRIADFAHEVKACALGQASSSIMARTVIGSTPDELRQVREEMRAMLKENGPSPQGRWADLRFLEPVRDYKARHASTMLTFDAVVDALDQIEAAGHEGSSSFENGQSRKAAGAGQAA